In one window of Oscillatoria salina IIICB1 DNA:
- a CDS encoding FHA domain-containing protein: MKLKVSYEQTGQSWTLKPNREYVVGSGEDCDIFLPNVSVVSERHLKFSFNQLKNTWHLYDLGSSSGTFVENIPVTDYAIAAPTNIRIASGIFLVATPIPDTASPTSAPPAPPPIYTPPTLDSRLPPPPVVPNSTPGIPVTTNRNSAINKDNQNQNLTRKSSSSQPTPKPKLSPLPVLTWKEYVDKQVKKQLDVSSSTATKFCLITGFRNTPWIREYGQTGFRAFDGYIIPNFQGSVDRVIAEIEDNLGQLRQDEDTDCFIAKLTDAHIADSATQKFLGVELFPIRRGIVQRGDYRRFCVVAYHRVRTYLLVEKYGSDLFVSWITRFEPQPTPVIMIVWALVASLLAIVLGSTSQNFFLFLLFPLIWWEIYILTPIIMESMGILPKKANARLIIGLLVVPSFFLISIMAGVSALGSWFNYY; encoded by the coding sequence ATGAAACTCAAAGTTTCCTACGAACAAACAGGTCAAAGTTGGACACTCAAGCCTAACCGGGAGTATGTTGTTGGTAGCGGTGAAGACTGCGATATTTTTCTACCCAATGTCTCCGTAGTTTCAGAACGCCATTTAAAGTTTAGCTTCAATCAATTAAAAAATACTTGGCATTTATACGATTTGGGTAGTAGTAGCGGCACATTTGTTGAGAATATACCAGTAACAGATTACGCGATCGCTGCCCCGACGAACATTAGAATTGCTAGTGGAATCTTTCTCGTTGCTACCCCAATTCCTGATACAGCTTCGCCAACATCTGCACCACCAGCGCCACCACCTATTTATACCCCACCTACTCTAGATTCTCGCCTGCCACCACCGCCAGTAGTTCCTAACTCGACACCAGGAATACCTGTAACTACCAACAGAAATTCAGCCATTAATAAAGATAATCAAAATCAAAATTTAACCAGGAAAAGCTCAAGTTCGCAACCAACTCCTAAACCTAAGCTGTCTCCCCTACCAGTATTAACTTGGAAAGAATATGTTGACAAACAAGTTAAAAAACAGCTTGATGTGTCCTCCTCAACAGCTACTAAGTTTTGCTTAATTACTGGTTTTCGTAATACACCTTGGATTAGAGAGTATGGACAAACTGGTTTTAGAGCTTTTGATGGTTATATAATTCCTAATTTCCAAGGTTCAGTAGATCGAGTAATTGCAGAGATCGAAGATAATTTAGGTCAACTCAGACAAGATGAAGATACTGATTGTTTTATTGCTAAACTGACAGATGCTCACATTGCTGACTCGGCTACACAAAAATTCTTAGGTGTAGAATTATTTCCTATCCGCCGGGGAATAGTACAAAGAGGTGACTATCGAAGATTTTGCGTAGTTGCTTATCATCGAGTAAGAACTTATTTACTCGTAGAAAAATATGGTTCCGATTTGTTTGTAAGTTGGATTACCAGATTTGAACCCCAGCCAACTCCAGTAATCATGATTGTGTGGGCGTTAGTAGCAAGTTTGTTGGCGATCGTCCTTGGTTCCACTAGCCAAAACTTTTTCTTATTTTTACTGTTTCCTTTAATTTGGTGGGAGATTTATATTCTTACACCAATAATTATGGAATCAATGGGAATTCTGCCTAAAAAAGCAAA